One stretch of Eupeodes corollae chromosome 2, idEupCoro1.1, whole genome shotgun sequence DNA includes these proteins:
- the LOC129946350 gene encoding melanotransferrin, with product MSYLFLIYSVLFVFPCIYAQYYEEKPSNMIWCTKSLQEQYKCTNLTKAIERDRTFFDDLLLNVTCFQAYSAKECIEHIDREHAHITTLDAGDIFMGGRYHSLIPIMQEKFEGGFTNYYSVAVMKKNDVPELTSIRDLRNKKACFPWVGSLAGWIIPIYTLQHEGGMEVIDCNNQVKTAANYFSDSCAVYSLIDKYNPIGDNSDRLCNLCTGKVQEGRCTSNDPYFGYPGAFRCLLEAGNVAFLRHTTVKEMIESPEFNTVSADRFELLCKDGRRVPITEYMQCNWGLIPSDAVVTSSARTLKEREKYQHFLERIAQLYSEDLSLNNTNSNDQTNQKYPYAAADQQRINKNNFNQGRYNNRNNNGNDYSRNTYNQYETQYRRKRQIDSSFRTSTDSSFLQNSNQSVLIESFKIFESKKHGKANLLFQDVTRSLVAVKENEQSFSKYLSGVMHYIYGIRECPIGRMTLCVTSDPELEKCLKMRTALKAQILKPELLCYKAHSHITCMQSIQTGRADVAVLDAGDVYTAGLNYGLIPFMSEVYNLGEPEYYVVAVGKEEDPDTELTYLKGKNTCHTGINMAAGWTYPMAYFISNGWIRPYGCDSIRAAAEYFTKSCLPGAISSEYNTGVPYDSMCDLCHGTSYRYCRRDASEDYYGHTGAFRCLVEGGGHVAFMKHTTVMESTGGKRKEWWARNTLNDDFELLCADGTRAELNEYEKCNLGKVKANAIVARGGDGLNDTELNAFINLFAYAQQLYGRKDVDAFSFSMFSSPAPYYDLIFQDATRQLQIIHPEKRRYDIYLGGNYMRARRITDCYAGASQMSINISIYLMMLIASVSAFVGLN from the exons TGATATGGTGTACGAAGAGTCTGCAAGAACAATACAAGTGCACAAACCTCACAAAAGCCATCGAACGTGACCGAACGTTTTTCGACGATTTATTACTGAATGTAACATGCTTCCAGGCATACAGTGCCAAGGAGTGTATAGAGCATATTGACAGGGAACATGCCCACATAACAACTCTTGATGCTGGTGATATATTCATGGGTGGACGTTATCATTCTCTTATACCAATTATGCAGGAAAAGTTTGAAGGTGGTTTTACAAATTATTACTCCGTGGCTGTAATGAAAAAGAATGATGTACCAGAACTTACAAGCATTCGAGATCTACGTAATAAAAAGGCTTGTTTTCCATGGGTTGGCAGCTTAGCTGGTTGGATAATTCCAATTTATACG CTACAACATGAAGGTGGAATGGAAGTTATTGATTGTAATAATCAAGTTAAAACAGCTGCAAACTACTTCAGTGATTCTTGTGCGGTTTATTCTTTGATTGATAAGTACAATCCGATTGGAGACAACTCTGACAg GCTTTGCAATCTGTGTACTGGAAAAGTTCAAGAAGGAAGATGTACTTCGAATGATCCTTACTTTGGGTATCCTGGCGCGTTCCGATGCCTTCTTGAAGCTGGAAATGTGGCCTTCCTTAGACATACTACAGTGAAGGAGATGATAGAGAGTCCCGAATTta ATACAGTATCAGCGGACCGTTTTGAATTATTGTGCAAAGACGGTCGTAGAGTGCCGATAACAGAGTACATGCAATGTAATTGGGGCTTAATTCCATCCGATGCCGTCGTCACATCCTCTGCTCGAACGCTTAAAGAGCGCGAAAAATACCAACACTTTTTAGAACGCATTGCACAGCTGTATTCAGAAGATCTTAGCCTaaacaatacaaattcaaacgaccaaacaaatcaaaaatatcctTATGCAGCAGCAGATCAGCAGcgcataaacaaaaataattttaaccaaGGAAGATATAACAATAGGAACAACAATGGAAACGATTATTCACGAAACACTTACAACCAATATGAAACCCAATATCGACGAAAAAGACAAATTGATTCGAGTTTCCGAACATCGACCGATAGTAGCTTTTTGCAGAATTCAAATCAGTCCGTTTTAATagaatcatttaaaatattcgaaTCTAAAAAACATGGAAAAGCAAATCTTTTGTTTCAG gATGTAACTAGATCGCTTGTGGCAGTGAAGGAGAACGAACAGTCATTTAGTAAATACTTATCTGGTGTTATGCATTATATTTACGGAATAAGGGAGTGTCCGATTGGTAGGATGACATTGTGCGTAACCTCCGATCCAGAATTGGAAAAGTGTTTGAAGATGAGG actGCTCTCAAAGCTCAAATACTAAAACCGGAATTACTTTGCTATAAAGCCCATTCCCATATTACGTGCATGCAATCCATACAAACAGGTCGGGCAGATGTAGCTGTTCTTGATGCCGGTGATGTTTATACAGCGGGTTTGAATTATGGATTGATACCTTTTATGTCGGAAGTGTACAATCTTGGAGAACCAGAGTATTATGTGGTGGCTGTGGGTAAAGAAGAAGATCCTGATACGGAATTGACGTACCTTAAGGGAAAAAATACTTGTCACACGGGGATCAATATGGCAGCAGGATGGACTTATCCAATGGCTTATTTCATATCAAACGGATGGATTAGACCTTATGGGTGTGATAGCATTCGGGCTGCTGcggaatattttacgaaatcaTGTTTACCTGGTGCAATAAGCAGTGAATACAACACTGGGGTTCCATACGATAGCATGTGCGATTTGTGTCATGGAACAAGCTACCGCTATTGTCGCAGAGATGCTTCCGAAGACTACTACGGGCACACTGGTGCTTTTAGGTGCTTAGTGGAGGGAGGTGGCCATGTTGCATTTATGAAACATACTACAGTAATGGAAAGCACAGGAGGGAAACGCAAGGAATGGTGGGCACGAAACACACTTAACGATGATTTCGAACTTCTTTGCGCAGATG GTACTCGAGCTGAACTTAATGAGTATGAAAAGTGTAATCTGGGAAAAGTAAAGGCTAATGCCATTGTTGCTAGAGGAGGAGACGGCCTCAACGATACTGAACTCAACGCATTTATTAACCTATTTGCTTACGCACAACAATTGTATGGTCGCAAAGATGTGGATGCTTTTAGTTTTAGTATGTTCTCGTCACCAGCACCATATTACGATTTGATTTTCCAAGATGCGACGCGTCAGTTGCAAATAATCCATCCAGAAAAACGACGTTACGATATCTACTTAGGAGGCAATTATATGAGGGCGCGTCGAATAACTGATTGTTATGCAGGAGCCAGCCAAATGtctataaatatttctatttatttaatgatGCTGATAGCGAGCGTAAGTGCCTTTGTGGGACtcaattga